The Nostoc sp. NIES-3756 DNA window TTCATATTGAAAATAAAAGTAGTTTATGGCTAAATTTTTCTGATGGGTTTAATGGCAGTTTTTTCAGCAAATTCAATTTGAGCGATCAAGGAGAGTTTCAATTAGCTAAAGATTCCACATCTATAGATATTAACTCAACATTCAGTCAAGATTGGCAAGTAACTGTCAATGCTAAATTTATTGATGTAAATATAATAAAAGCGAAATATCAGTTAATTCCTATTAAGGATAATCCTTTTAGTGTTCAAGAGGGAGAAATTACTTTGAAGAGGAATTAATCTCAACTTGCACCATTATTTTATCAACGTTAAGCGATCGCCTCCTCATGCCATGAAACTGTTATTCTGACAACATATACAAATTAATCTCCTCCACCCAACAGTTAAATAAAAATCTATGCTTATCCAAGACCAAGATAAAAAACAACGTAACTGGAAACCCATCATCAAAGCTTTTGAGGCTGTCCTGGAGACAAAGGGTGTAGTTCAACGCCGTGAAGAACTGATTACATACGAGTGTGATGGTTTAACTAGCTACCGTCAGCGTCCGGCTGTGGCGGTGTTACCTAGAACTACTGAGCAAGTGGCGGCGGTGGTAAAAATATGTAATCAGTATGCTGTACCCTTCATCGCACGCGGTTCTGGAACTGGTTTATCTGGTGGTGCATTACCATCGGAAGATTCGGTTTTAATTGTCACTTCTTTAATGCGGCAAATTCTCAGTGTAGATTTAGATAATCAGCGCATTGTAGTACAGCCAGGAGTGATTAACAGTTGGGTAACACAAACTGTTAGTGGTGCGGGATTTTATTATGCACCAGACCCTTCTAGCCAAATTATCTGTTCTATTGGGGGTAATGTGGCGGAAAACTCTGGTGGGGTGCATTGTTTAAAGTATGGTGTCACCACTAACCACGTTTTGGGGTTGAAAATTGTTACGCCTGAAGGGGAAATCGTTGATTTGGGTGGGCAAATTCCCGAAAGCCCTGGTTATGATTTAACAGGTATATTTGTCGGTTCAGAAGGGACTTTAGGAATTGCGACAGAAATTACCTTACGCATTCTCAAAAGTGCAGAATCAATTTGTGTATTATTAGCAGATTTTACCAGCGTGGAAGCGGCTGGAGCGACTGTTTCCGACATCATCAGTGCGGGGATAATTCCTGGTGGGATGGAAATGATGGATAACGTTAGTATTAACGCAGTGGAGGATGTTGTTGCTACTAATTGTTATCCTCGTGATGCAACAGCAATTTTGTTAGTGGAAATTGACGGGTTAGATGTTGAAGTTGCAGTCAATAAACAACGCGTTATAGAAATTTGTAAAAAGAATGGTGCGCGGAGTGTGACTTCTGCCAGTGACCCAGAAACTAGATTGAAATTATGGAAAGGGCGTAAGGCTGCGTTTGCTGCGGCTGGTCATTTAAGCCCAGATTATTATGTGCAAGATGGAGTAATTCCTCGGACTCAATTACCTTATGTTTTGCAGGAAATTGAGGGATTAAGTCAAAAATTTGGTTATCCAATTGCTAATGTCTTTCATGCTGGTGATGGTAATTTACATCCATTAATTCTGTTTGATAATGCTGTGCATGGTGCATTAGAAAAAGTCGAAGAATTGGGGGGAGAAATCCTTAAACTTTGTGTGAGAGTTGGCGGTAGTATTTCCGGTGAACATGGTATTGGGGCTGATAAGAAATGCTATATGCCAGATATGTTTAGTAATGCTGATTTAGAAACTATGCAGTGGGTAAGACAAGTATTTAACCCTCAAGGTTTAGCAAATCCTGGAAAAATATTCCCCACACCACGCACTTGTGGTGAAGCTGCAAATGCTATTAAAAATCAACAGTTTGAGGGAGTAGAAAGATTTTAATAGCCATCAATTAACAGTGCAATAACCGCAAAAATACTTTTGTTTGGAGTAAGGGTTAAAGCCCTTATTTTTTTCTCATAACATATCAAAAAATTAAATTTTTATGTGTAAAATCATACAGATCAAAAATATTTAATATTATGTTGATATATATCATACTCCACATTTATCTATGTACTTTGGCGAGAAGAAAGGTAAGCTTTACTTTCCTTGGATATTAGGAACTAGTATAGGGCTATTTGCTGGATTAGCTGCTGCGATTTTGGCTATTCCTGTTATTTATAATGTCCCTTTTTTGGATACTAACAAAGGACTGATAAACTTTTTGCCTAGTGCGATCGCAGGATTATTTCTCGGCTTCGGTCAAGGTATAGCTTTAACCAAGCTATTAAAAAAACAGGGGTTATCTACAAATATTCGTCAGCTTACTATTAAATGGATTTTGGCAACAACTATTGGATTTGCTATAGGTGGTCAAGTAACCAGTATATGGACTAATGTAGATGGTAATTTAACGCCTCAGATGTTAGTTTTTCACCTATCTCTGATCCTATTTCTCATTGGACTTGCTCAGGCAATAATCATGCAGTGGTCTATCAAAAAAATTTCCCAATGGTTACTTGCTCATATTCTCAGCATTTTAGCTAGTGTTTTAGTTGGTGTGGTTCTATTTTTTCTCATAATTTCAATTGGCGGAGCATTAAGTGGCGGTGGTTTAGGAGTTCTAATTTACTTATTATTTGCACCTATACCAATTAGTGCATCTACCGGACTGATTTATGGTTATATAACTATTTTATTTTTACCAAATTTATTAAAAAATGATATTTGACACTAACTTTTTTAGCCAACTGTGCAATTCCTGTCAATAAAGCAAGCTCATCATCAATTAATGCAGTTTGAATTATTGATACATAGATGACGTTATTTGTAAATATTTTGAGGGTATACTAACTTATTCCGTAATTCCTATCCCATCTTCCCGGCGAAGTTAGACCCTCTCATGACTCGGTTGGTAAAACTGTTTCTTTCTTACTTTTTGTTTGTACAATTAATCTTGTATTTAACAGGATTGTCTGTCCCTTCATTTCCTAACTATGAACAAAAAAGCAGTGTACCAACTACAACAGAAATTCGCGGAGTTTGGTTAACCAATGTTGCTAGTGGTGTACTATTTGTACCTTGGGGCATTGATCGTGCTATTGAACAATTATCAGCACTTAACTTTAATACAATTTACCCTGTAATTTGGAATCGAGGTCATACCTTTTACAAAAGTGCTACGGCTAAATCTGTGATAGGTGACGATACCCAACCTCTACTGAACTTAATGCACGGTGGACAAGATGTCTTAGCAAAATTAGTTAGACTTGCCAAACCGAAAAAAATTAGTGTAATCCCTTGGTTTGAATACGGGTTCATGGCTCCCCCTGATTCAGCTATAGCTAAACGTCATCCTGAGTGGTTAACAAATGGTCAAGGTGGCGTTATATCTATTAGTGAAATGTTACCAGAAGAAAGTGATGATGACCCTACAAATAAGCTAGTTTGGCTTAATCCTTTGCATCCAGAAGTTCAACAATTTATCCTATCGCTAATTACAGAAGTTGTTACTAATTATGATGTTGAGGGGATTCAATTCGATGACCATTTTGGTATGCCAGTTCAGTTTGGCTATGATCCATACACCGTAGAAATTTATCAACAAGAACATCAGGGAAAAAGCCCTCCTAAAAATACCTTTGATTCAGAATGGATGAGTTGGCGTGCTAATAAAATTACTCGTTTCATGGCAGAAATTCACAAAGTTGTGAAAGACCTGAAACCTAATGCTAAGATATCTATTTCGCCCAACTCACAATATTTTGCATACAAATACTATTTACAAGATTGGCTAACCTGGGTAAAAAAAGGTCTGATTGATGAGTTAGTTTTGCAAGTGTATCGCAATAATATAAGTAGTTTTGTGACAGAATTAGAACAACCAGCCGTCAAGTTTGCCCGGGCTAAAATTCCTGTGGCTATTGGCATATCAACAGGAACATTGCGAACACCTGTTAAAATTGACCAAATTAAAAAACAAGTACAAGCTGTGCGCGATCGCTCTTTTTTTGGTATTTCTTTTTTTTACTGGGAAAGTCTTTGGGGTTATATCACCCCAGAATCACCGCCTTACCGTCGTCAAGTCTTTCAAAAAATTTTTACAACTAAAGCTGCTAGGCCGTTAGCGCCAGTTAGGGAAAATAGAAGCGTGGGAAGTAGGTAAAACAAGGTTAATATTTTCCTCATTTCCCAGCACGCAATTTCTGATGCTTACATGAAAACACCGTTAAAATTTATTTTGCTGTGGACTGTTGCTACTTGTGGAGGGTTTTTGGGCAGTTTGTTTTGGTTAGAAATTGCTGAACAGCCAGAGATTGGTATGGTACAAGCTGCTATTGGTGGATTAGCGATCGCACTACCTCAAAGTTTCATCCTCAAAGATAATATTTCTATACTCAAGTGGGTTTTGTTTACGTCGGTGGCTTGGGTAACAATAACAGCAATTGGTGTAGGTACGATTGGTTGGATTATACCCTCTACAGGTATTTTCCCCCTACGTCTGCTCAATGGGGTTAGATCCGGTTTTATCGGCGGTTTTAGTATCGGACTTGCCCAATGGTTAGCAATTCGTCAGCCAGTCCCTTGGGCTTGGCAATGGGTATTAGTGAATTGTTTCAGTTGGGCGATCGCCATCCCTATAGGTACTACACTGGGCTTTATCTTGCACCGCCTGACACGCTTATTTTTGGGCGAAGTTATAGGATTAGGCATTACTTGGCTGATAGTCGCCATTCTCACTGGTATTAATGCTTATCGGTTAGTGAAGTGATTTAGTCATTAGTCCATAGTCCATAGTCCATAGTCCATAGTCCATAGTCCATAGTCCATAGTCAAAAGTTATTCTCCTCTGCTCCTCTGCCTCCCTGCTTCCTCTACTCCCTTATATTGCCACTGAGACATAAGGTTAAGAAATCATTACTTTATCAAGAAATATAACATAAATTAATTTATAATTTGAATTGAATTAAAGCTATGCAACAATCTTAATTAAATCTTAATAATAAAATTCAGTAAAAATACAGTAGCCTGCAAATGCGTTTTGGGTTTTGAATAGCAGGATTTTTTTATCATACCGCTATTAACTTTCTAAGATTTCTGGTAAGAAATAAAGAAAGGTCAAAATATCATCAGGAAAGTCTAACAAATATTCACTTTAGGCGCTAAAAAGCATTTTCTACCAGGAAATTCCGAGAGAACGCGCCTACATAACCCAGGAACACTAGACAGGGACTCTCGCATGAATACCAACCCAGTAGACTCAACAATCAAGTTGAAAGGACAGGCGCATCCGCATATTCTTTTTGGGGCAGAGGTAGATGAACAAAGTAGTGGTGAACAGTTACTACTGAGTATATATGATTCTGTGCAGACATCTATATTTGTAGTAGATGTACTGGAAGATGGAGACTTTCAGTATGTGGCACTCAATCCTACTCATGAAAGATGGTTAGGTATTAAATCGGAAGAGTTACGGGGCAAAAAACCAGAGGATATTTTAACGGCTGTTGATGCGGTGAAGGTGCGTCAACACTATACTGACTGTGTGCGCTTTGGCAAAACTATTTCTTATGAACAATGTTTGCAGTTTCAGGGAGTAACTACTTGGTGGACTACAACTCTCACACCACTACGAGACGCTAATTCTAAAATTTATCGCTTGATTGGCACTAGTAGTAACATTACTGCCACAAAACAGTTAGCGCAAGCCAGAGAAATTCAAGCCCAAGGTGCAGAAATTTTAGCGGCAATTGCTCAACAAATCCAAGAATCCTTTGACTTGGAAACAATTTTATATCAAACCGCTAAAGATTTACGCCACTGTTTAAACTGCGATCGCATTCTCATCTATAAAATCAAATCTGAGAACAATGGTACTATTGTGGCGGAATCAACCGTCTTCCCTGAGATTTCTCTTTTAGGTAAAAGCTTTAGTGATCCTTGCCTAAACGGCAAATATCAGCAAAGCCAAGGGCGATGTTGCTTGGAAATTATTGAAGATATCTACGCAGCTAGGGTGAAATCTTGTCAAAGAGAGTTCCTTGCTTCTATGCAGGTGAGGGCTAATTTAGTTGTACCAATTACCTTACACAAAGACTTGTGGGGGCTATTAATTGCCCAGTATTGTGATCAACCTCACCAATGGCAGCAGATAGAAGTTGATTTAATCAAGCAACTATCAACACAGTTGAGCGTTGCCATCCAGCAGACAAAACTA harbors:
- the glcD gene encoding glycolate oxidase subunit GlcD, yielding MQDQDKKQRNWKPIIKAFEAVLETKGVVQRREELITYECDGLTSYRQRPAVAVLPRTTEQVAAVVKICNQYAVPFIARGSGTGLSGGALPSEDSVLIVTSLMRQILSVDLDNQRIVVQPGVINSWVTQTVSGAGFYYAPDPSSQIICSIGGNVAENSGGVHCLKYGVTTNHVLGLKIVTPEGEIVDLGGQIPESPGYDLTGIFVGSEGTLGIATEITLRILKSAESICVLLADFTSVEAAGATVSDIISAGIIPGGMEMMDNVSINAVEDVVATNCYPRDATAILLVEIDGLDVEVAVNKQRVIEICKKNGARSVTSASDPETRLKLWKGRKAAFAAAGHLSPDYYVQDGVIPRTQLPYVLQEIEGLSQKFGYPIANVFHAGDGNLHPLILFDNAVHGALEKVEELGGEILKLCVRVGGSISGEHGIGADKKCYMPDMFSNADLETMQWVRQVFNPQGLANPGKIFPTPRTCGEAANAIKNQQFEGVERF
- a CDS encoding glycoside hydrolase family 10 protein, translated to MTRLVKLFLSYFLFVQLILYLTGLSVPSFPNYEQKSSVPTTTEIRGVWLTNVASGVLFVPWGIDRAIEQLSALNFNTIYPVIWNRGHTFYKSATAKSVIGDDTQPLLNLMHGGQDVLAKLVRLAKPKKISVIPWFEYGFMAPPDSAIAKRHPEWLTNGQGGVISISEMLPEESDDDPTNKLVWLNPLHPEVQQFILSLITEVVTNYDVEGIQFDDHFGMPVQFGYDPYTVEIYQQEHQGKSPPKNTFDSEWMSWRANKITRFMAEIHKVVKDLKPNAKISISPNSQYFAYKYYLQDWLTWVKKGLIDELVLQVYRNNISSFVTELEQPAVKFARAKIPVAIGISTGTLRTPVKIDQIKKQVQAVRDRSFFGISFFYWESLWGYITPESPPYRRQVFQKIFTTKAARPLAPVRENRSVGSR